ACCGCGGTGTACGGGACCAAGGACACGACAGGATAAATGAGAGCGGGGAAGCGTTGATAAAAACAGCCGCGGCCATCGTCAGCGCTCTGGAAAAGAGCCGTCCTGCCAGAGAATTGGTCGAACTGAAGGAGAAGAACGAAAGGGCAGAACGGCAGTTTCTGCAGGCGGTAGAGCAGGAATCCCAGGAAAACGCCAGGGATTTTGCCGAAATCAAACAGTTTACTTACCGGACAATGCAGGGGGCACTGCAAAATATCGTCATGGTTACCGGCGCCACTTTCGCCCTTGCCATTCTGTCCGGCATGGTCATCTCAGCTTCCTTTTCCCGGCGACTTCGAACCCTGCAAAACGCCGTCCGGAAAATGGGAGAGGGAGATTTGAAAGCGGCCATCCACATCGGCCCGGAGGATGAAATCGGGGCGCTGGCCAAATCGTTCCAGGGCATGGCGCAAGCCCTCCATCGCTCCACTCAGGAGATTATCGCCGGCAAGGACTATTTCAGCGAAGTCATCCACTCCATGATGGACGCCCTCATCGTCGTCTCGCCCGATGGGGCGATACAGCAAGTCAATGGTGCAGCCTGTGCCATGCTCGGTTATGACGACGAGCCGGTTGGCAGACCTTTAAAAGAAGTATTGCCCTATTGTTCCCTGGAAGAACTGGTCAACCTGGGCTACCTGAGCGATGAGGAAAGGACCTTGGTCGCCAGGGACGGCAGAAAAATTCCCGTGGCCCTTTCCATCTCCATTATCTGGAATCCTGATAACAGCATGCGAAGCCTGGTTTGCGTGGCCCATGATATCACCGGCCGCAAGCAGTGGGAGGCAATGCAGAGACGCTACAACCGGGAGCTAAAGGACAGCAACGATGAACTGAGGGGGTTCGTCTACACCATTTCCCATGATCTGAGGACGCCGTTGGTGAACATCCGGGGCTTTGCAGGTGAGTTGGCCGACAATCTCAAGGAACTGTCCGCGGTGCTTGAGGAAGCCATGCCCCATGTGGGAGAAGCAGCCAGGGGACGAATGGTGGAAATAGTCAGAAGTGAAGTGCCGGAGGCCCTGCATTTCATCACAGATTCTGTGCGGAAGATGGACGGGATGCTTTCCTCCGTCCTCAGGCTGTCCCATCTGGGGCAGCGCA
This region of Geotalea daltonii FRC-32 genomic DNA includes:
- a CDS encoding sensor histidine kinase, whose translation is MKIRGKLLTGYFLVALFTAVVGWFGMRIVNTVSEEFKRQAEDEIPLGRSLQELKYAGLRIVSSTVEYGFLWQQGDRELFQGELAEEKKFIAEGISSYYKALGRYEKDLLRHHRGVRDQGHDRINESGEALIKTAAAIVSALEKSRPARELVELKEKNERAERQFLQAVEQESQENARDFAEIKQFTYRTMQGALQNIVMVTGATFALAILSGMVISASFSRRLRTLQNAVRKMGEGDLKAAIHIGPEDEIGALAKSFQGMAQALHRSTQEIIAGKDYFSEVIHSMMDALIVVSPDGAIQQVNGAACAMLGYDDEPVGRPLKEVLPYCSLEELVNLGYLSDEERTLVARDGRKIPVALSISIIWNPDNSMRSLVCVAHDITGRKQWEAMQRRYNRELKDSNDELRGFVYTISHDLRTPLVNIRGFAGELADNLKELSAVLEEAMPHVGEAARGRMVEIVRSEVPEALHFITDSVRKMDGMLSSVLRLSHLGQRKMTVEPVNVSELVKGIGARLGKTIDGAEAEVIIGDLPDLETDRAALEEIMGGLLDNAVKYRAHGRRAKVEVSAENSDEGWLFHVRDNGVGISEEDIGKIFDPFRRAGKQESTGEGMGLAYVRALVKQCHGRIWCSSEVGTGSTFSFTIGEEWLTTAQGGRA